From Chryseobacterium camelliae:
CTATCGCCCTCTTCCGGGAAAGTCATGTAAATTTCAGCAAAAAGGGAAAGCATGAAGGTTGAAAAAAGCTGTGGCTTATTCTGGATATCAGCAACCCGGAGAATATTAACGACTCCTTTGCCATCCCGTGTCTGTAAAAGGTCATGAACGTCAAAACTCAGTTCACCGAAAAATTTCGTGGCTCCCTGTTGTTCCAGGGCAACAATGGATCTAAGGATCGCACCCAAAGATGATGAAGCGATGGACCCATAATTGGCAGCCAGCTCCGCTTTCCCCTGCGCATTGTCCGTTACATACTGAAGCACTTTTTTAAGGTCATCCAGATCAATAAGCGGCAGTCCTTTATCATCACAATACTTAAAGACAATAGACATGATGCTCTGCTGGGTGTCATTCAGCTGCAGGATTTTGCTGAGCAGCACAGGGCCGAATTCTGTGACTGTGGCGCGCAGCTTCACTCCTCTTTCGCCGGAAATGGTCATGAGTTCTACCGGAAAAGACTGAGGCTGATAGGGCAACTGGGTTCGCGAATACCTTTCCTCTATGGCTGGATTCATTGTTCCCGCTTCGGCGATGCCCGAAAAATCGCCTTTGATATCCAGGACCAACGAAGGAATTCCGGCATGAGAAAGCTGTTCTGCAAAGACCTGTAAGGTTTTTGTTTTTCCCGTCCCGGTAGCTCCGGCAATAAGGCCGTGGCGGTTAATGGTTTTTAAAGGGATGGTTACATTGACTTCCGGTACGACTTCGCCGTCCAGCATGCCTTTTCCCAGTATAATATGTTCACCTTTAGGTGTATATCTTGCATTAAGTTCTTCAATGAATTGTGTTTTAGATGTCATTATTGTTTTTTTAAAGTTCTAAATATAAAATTTTTTATAAAACCCTTGTCAATAAGCCATCAGTTATTTTAGCCTGCTGTTGCAGATCAACCATCTTTTGGCTAAATTAGAGGATTAATTGAAGCTGAAGATACTTTATAGATTTCTTCTATTAATAGTGATTTTTTATTTTGCCTTCTTTTAAAAAAATAAACACGATTTTTGTACTATTAACAAACCGCTACAACCATAATGAAAGTTGAACAAATATATACAGGATGCCTGGCTCAGGGTGCCTATTACATTGTGTCCGGAAATGAAGCAGCCATCATAGACCCTCTGAGGGAAGTAACACCTTATCTGGAACGCCTGGAAAAAGATGGTGTCACGTTAAAGTATATTTTTGAAACCCACTTCCATGCTGATTTTGTTTCGGGACATCTTGATTTAAGTAAGAAAACGGGTGCCCCTATCGTATACGGACCCACAGCCGAACCTGATTTTGAAGCTATTATTGCTGAGGATAACCAGGTTTTCAATATCGGAGATATTACAATCAAAGTGCTGCATACGCCGGGCCATACCATGGAAAGCTCCACATTCCTCCTGACTGATGAAACCGGTACTGAAACAGCCATTTTCACCGGAGATACCCTTTTTCTGGGAGATGTCGGCAGACCTGATCTGGCCCAAAAGGCAACCAACCTTACGCAGGAGGATCTGGCAGGCATACTATACGAAAGCCTTCAGAATAAAATTATGCCGCTTGATGACAGCATTACCGTTTATCCGGCCCATGGAGCGGGTTCTGCATGCGGAAAAAATATGCAGAAAGAGACGGTTGATACTTTAGGCAACCAGAAGAAAACCAATTATGCGCTTAACCAGCCAGACAAAGAATCTTTTATAAGAGAAGTACTGGACGGCCTTACAGCTCCTCCGAAGTATTTCGGAATGAATGTCGCGTTGAACAAAAACGGCTATGAAAGTATTGACCACGTTATGAGCAAAGGACTGAATCCAATTGATCCGGCTGACCTGGAAGCCATCGCTGAAGATACCGGAGCACTGATCCTGGATACGAGAAGTCAGGGAGAGTTTCATAAAGGATTTATTCCCAATTCTATTAACATCGGCTTAAAAGGAGACTTTGCACCCTGGGTAGGAAACATGATTGTGGATGTGCAGCACCCTATCATTCTGGTGGTTGAACAGGGAAGTGAACAGGAAGCCATCACCAGGCTCAGCCGCGTGGGCTTCGATAATGTTCTGGGATACCTTCAGGGCGGTTTCGAAGCCTGGAAGAATTCAGGAAACGAAATCGATGAAATCAGAAGGATTTCCCCGGCCGAATTTGCTGAGCAGTTCAGTACGGACGCCAAGGTTATTGATGTAAGAAAACTGACAGAATATTCAGCAGAGCATGTTGAAAATGCCTATAATAAGCCTTTAGACAACATCAGTGACTGGGCGGGGACCATAGACAGCTCAGAGCATTTCTTCATCCACTGTGCGGGAGGCTATCGCAGCATGATTGCCGCAAGCATACTGAACGCAAGAGGGATCAGGAACTTTACAGAAATAGAAGGCGGATATAACGGAATTAAGAAGACTGAAAAGATTCCGACGACAAGTT
This genomic window contains:
- a CDS encoding helicase HerA-like domain-containing protein; amino-acid sequence: MTSKTQFIEELNARYTPKGEHIILGKGMLDGEVVPEVNVTIPLKTINRHGLIAGATGTGKTKTLQVFAEQLSHAGIPSLVLDIKGDFSGIAEAGTMNPAIEERYSRTQLPYQPQSFPVELMTISGERGVKLRATVTEFGPVLLSKILQLNDTQQSIMSIVFKYCDDKGLPLIDLDDLKKVLQYVTDNAQGKAELAANYGSIASSSLGAILRSIVALEQQGATKFFGELSFDVHDLLQTRDGKGVVNILRVADIQNKPQLFSTFMLSLFAEIYMTFPEEGDSGKPKLVLFIDEAHLIFDESSKALVSQIETMVKLIRSKGVGIYFITQIPGDVPEAVLSQLGLKIQHALRGFTAKDKKEISKAVENYPTTTFYDAPTLIQNLGIGEAFVTALDEKGIPTPLVHTYLISPESRMDVLNDAEISELTSKSALVAKYDQVINRESAYEILVKRMETAVQNAEPDQKAKPAKEEPGMFEQILQSKAGKTFTSTLMREGAKAILGMLGLGGRRR
- a CDS encoding MBL fold metallo-hydrolase, which translates into the protein MKVEQIYTGCLAQGAYYIVSGNEAAIIDPLREVTPYLERLEKDGVTLKYIFETHFHADFVSGHLDLSKKTGAPIVYGPTAEPDFEAIIAEDNQVFNIGDITIKVLHTPGHTMESSTFLLTDETGTETAIFTGDTLFLGDVGRPDLAQKATNLTQEDLAGILYESLQNKIMPLDDSITVYPAHGAGSACGKNMQKETVDTLGNQKKTNYALNQPDKESFIREVLDGLTAPPKYFGMNVALNKNGYESIDHVMSKGLNPIDPADLEAIAEDTGALILDTRSQGEFHKGFIPNSINIGLKGDFAPWVGNMIVDVQHPIILVVEQGSEQEAITRLSRVGFDNVLGYLQGGFEAWKNSGNEIDEIRRISPAEFAEQFSTDAKVIDVRKLTEYSAEHVENAYNKPLDNISDWAGTIDSSEHFFIHCAGGYRSMIAASILNARGIRNFTEIEGGYNGIKKTEKIPTTSFVCQSKVL